One region of Streptomyces rishiriensis genomic DNA includes:
- a CDS encoding holo-ACP synthase, with amino-acid sequence MSIIGVGIDVAEIERFAASLERTPGLARRLFLESELLLPSGERRGAASLAARFAAKEALAKALGAPPGLLWTDAEVFVEESGRPRLRVRGSVAARAAELGVRGWHVSLSHDAGVASAVVVAEG; translated from the coding sequence ATGAGCATCATCGGGGTCGGTATCGACGTGGCCGAGATCGAGCGGTTCGCGGCGTCGCTGGAACGGACGCCGGGGCTGGCCCGGCGGTTGTTCCTGGAGAGCGAGTTGCTGCTGCCGAGCGGCGAGCGGCGGGGTGCCGCCTCGCTGGCGGCCCGGTTCGCCGCGAAGGAGGCTCTCGCCAAGGCCCTGGGGGCGCCGCCCGGACTGTTGTGGACGGACGCGGAGGTCTTCGTCGAGGAGAGCGGGCGGCCTCGGCTGCGGGTGCGGGGGAGCGTCGCCGCGCGGGCGGCCGAACTGGGCGTGCGCGGCTGGCATGTGTCGCTGAGTCACGACGCGGGCGTCGCCTCGGCGGTGGTGGTGGCCGAGGGGTGA
- the glmS gene encoding glutamine--fructose-6-phosphate transaminase (isomerizing) → MCGIVGYVGSQSALDVVMAGLRRLEYRGYDSAGVAVLADGGLAAARKAGKLVNLEKELAARPLPTGTTGIGHTRWATHGGPTDANAHPHLDNAGRVAVVHNGIIENFAVLRAELAERGHTLLSETDTEVVAHLLAEEFSATADLAEAMRLVCRRLEGAFTLVAAHADEPDVVVGARRNSPLVVGVGEGEAFLASDVAAFIAHTRSAIELGQDQVVELRRDGVTVTGFDGRPADVRSYHVDWDASAAEKGGYDYFMLKEIAEQPKAVADTLLGRVDASGALTLDEVRIPASELREVDKVVIVACGTAFHAGLIAKYAIEHWTRIPCEVELASEFRYRDPILDSRSLVIAISQSGETMDTLMALRHAREQGSKVLAICNTNGSTIPRESDAVLYTHAGPEVAVASTKAFLTQLVACYLVALYLGQVRGTKWGDEIRAVVRDLAQISGAVGRVLETMEPVRELARSLADKDTVLFLGRHVGYPVALEGALKLKELAYMHAEGFAAGELKHGPIALIEEDVPVVVVVPSPRGRSVLHDKIVSNIQEIRARGARTIVIAEEGDETVVPYADHLVRIPVTPVLLSPLVATVPLQVFACELATARGNEVDQPRNLAKSVTVE, encoded by the coding sequence ATGTGCGGAATCGTGGGATACGTGGGGTCTCAGTCGGCGCTGGACGTCGTCATGGCCGGGCTGAGGCGGCTGGAGTACCGGGGCTACGACTCGGCGGGGGTCGCCGTTCTGGCCGACGGAGGGCTCGCCGCCGCGAGGAAGGCGGGCAAGCTCGTCAATCTGGAGAAGGAGCTCGCGGCCAGGCCGCTGCCGACCGGGACGACGGGCATCGGGCACACCCGGTGGGCCACGCACGGCGGGCCGACGGACGCCAACGCGCATCCGCATCTCGACAACGCAGGCCGGGTCGCCGTCGTGCACAACGGGATCATCGAGAACTTCGCCGTGCTGCGGGCCGAACTGGCCGAGCGGGGGCACACGCTGCTCTCCGAGACCGACACCGAGGTCGTGGCCCATCTGCTCGCCGAGGAGTTCTCGGCGACGGCCGACCTGGCCGAGGCCATGCGGCTGGTGTGCCGACGGCTCGAGGGGGCGTTCACGCTGGTCGCGGCGCATGCCGACGAGCCGGACGTGGTGGTCGGGGCGCGGCGCAACTCGCCGCTCGTGGTGGGCGTCGGCGAGGGCGAGGCCTTTCTCGCCTCGGACGTCGCCGCGTTCATCGCGCACACCCGGTCGGCGATCGAGCTGGGTCAGGACCAGGTCGTCGAGCTGCGGCGGGACGGGGTGACGGTGACCGGCTTCGACGGGCGCCCGGCGGACGTCCGGTCGTACCACGTCGACTGGGACGCGTCGGCCGCGGAGAAGGGGGGCTACGACTACTTCATGCTCAAGGAGATCGCCGAGCAGCCCAAGGCCGTCGCCGACACCCTGCTCGGCCGCGTCGACGCCTCTGGCGCGCTGACGCTCGACGAGGTGCGGATCCCGGCCTCCGAGCTGCGGGAGGTCGACAAGGTCGTCATCGTCGCGTGCGGTACGGCCTTCCACGCGGGCCTCATCGCCAAGTACGCCATCGAGCACTGGACGCGGATCCCGTGCGAGGTCGAGCTGGCCAGCGAGTTCCGTTACCGGGACCCGATTCTCGACTCCCGGTCGCTGGTCATCGCCATCTCCCAGTCCGGGGAGACGATGGACACGCTCATGGCGCTGCGGCACGCGCGGGAACAGGGGTCCAAGGTGCTGGCGATCTGCAACACCAACGGGTCGACGATCCCCCGGGAGTCGGACGCGGTGCTGTACACGCACGCCGGGCCGGAGGTCGCCGTCGCCTCGACCAAGGCGTTCCTGACGCAGTTGGTGGCCTGCTATCTCGTCGCGCTGTATCTGGGCCAGGTGCGCGGCACCAAGTGGGGCGACGAGATCCGGGCCGTCGTCCGGGACCTCGCGCAGATCTCCGGCGCGGTCGGGCGGGTGCTGGAGACCATGGAGCCGGTGCGGGAGCTGGCGCGTTCCCTCGCCGACAAGGACACCGTCCTGTTCCTCGGGCGGCATGTCGGGTACCCCGTCGCGCTGGAGGGCGCGCTGAAGCTGAAGGAGCTCGCCTACATGCACGCGGAGGGGTTCGCGGCGGGCGAGCTGAAGCACGGGCCGATCGCGCTGATCGAGGAGGACGTGCCGGTCGTGGTGGTGGTGCCCTCGCCCCGGGGGCGGTCCGTCCTGCACGACAAGATCGTGTCCAACATCCAGGAGATCCGGGCCCGGGGTGCGCGGACGATCGTGATCGCGGAGGAGGGGGACGAGACGGTGGTGCCGTACGCCGACCACCTGGTGCGGATCCCGGTCACGCCGGTGCTGCTGTCGCCGCTGGTCGCCACGGTTCCCTTGCAGGTGTTCGCGTGCGAGCTGGCGACGGCCCGGGGCAACGAGGTCGACCAGCCGCGGAACCTGGCGAAGTCGGTGACGGTGGAGTGA
- the rplQ gene encoding 50S ribosomal protein L17, whose product MPKPTKGARLGGSAAHEKLLLANLAKSLFEHGRITTTEAKARKLRPYAERLVTKAKKGDLHNRRQVLQVITDKSIVHTLFTEIGPRYENRPGGYTRITKIGNRRGDNAPMAVIELVEALTVAQQATGEAEAATKRAVKEDDLKKDEVVEDAKPADEAAADEAPAEESKDA is encoded by the coding sequence ATGCCGAAGCCCACCAAGGGTGCCCGTCTGGGCGGCAGCGCCGCGCACGAGAAGCTGCTTCTCGCGAACCTCGCGAAGTCGCTGTTCGAGCACGGCCGCATCACCACCACCGAGGCGAAGGCGCGCAAGCTGCGTCCGTACGCCGAGCGTCTGGTCACCAAGGCGAAGAAGGGCGACCTTCACAACCGTCGTCAGGTGCTCCAGGTGATCACGGACAAGAGCATCGTGCACACGCTCTTCACCGAGATCGGCCCGCGCTACGAGAACCGCCCGGGTGGCTACACCCGCATCACCAAGATCGGTAACCGTCGTGGCGACAACGCGCCCATGGCTGTCATCGAGCTGGTCGAGGCGCTGACCGTCGCGCAGCAGGCCACTGGTGAGGCCGAGGCCGCCACCAAGCGTGCGGTCAAGGAAGACGACCTCAAGAAGGACGAGGTCGTCGAGGACGCCAAGCCCGCCGACGAGGCTGCGGCCGACGAGGCTCCGGCCGAGGAGTCCAAGGACGCCTGA
- a CDS encoding DNA-directed RNA polymerase subunit alpha yields the protein MLIAQRPSLTEEVVDEFRSRFVIEPLEPGFGYTLGNSLRRTLLSSIPGAAVTSIRIDGVLHEFTTVPGVKEDVTDLILNIKQLVVSSEHDEPVVMYLRKQGPGLVTAADIAPPAGVEVHNPDLVLATLNGKGKLEMELTVERGRGYVSAVQNKQLGQEIGRVPVDSIYSPVLKVTYKVEATRVEQRTDFDKLIVDVETKQAMRPRDAMASAGKTLVELFGLARELNIDAEGIDMGPSPTDAALAADLALPIEELELTVRSYNCLKREGIHSVGELVARSEADLLDIRNFGAKSIDEVKAKLAGMGLALKDSPPGFDPTAAADAFGADDDADAGFVETEQY from the coding sequence ATGCTGATCGCTCAGCGTCCCTCGTTGACCGAAGAGGTCGTCGACGAATTCCGCTCCCGGTTCGTGATCGAGCCGCTGGAGCCGGGCTTCGGTTACACCCTCGGCAACTCCCTGCGCCGGACCCTCCTGTCCTCGATCCCGGGTGCGGCGGTCACGTCCATCCGTATCGACGGCGTGCTGCACGAGTTCACCACCGTGCCGGGCGTCAAGGAGGACGTCACCGACCTGATCCTCAACATCAAGCAGCTGGTCGTCTCCTCGGAGCACGACGAGCCGGTCGTGATGTACCTGCGCAAGCAGGGCCCGGGTCTGGTCACCGCCGCCGACATCGCGCCCCCGGCCGGTGTCGAGGTGCACAACCCCGACCTCGTCCTCGCCACGCTCAACGGCAAGGGCAAGCTGGAGATGGAGCTGACCGTCGAGCGCGGTCGCGGTTACGTCTCCGCCGTGCAGAACAAGCAGCTGGGTCAGGAGATCGGGCGCGTCCCGGTCGACTCGATCTACTCGCCGGTTCTCAAGGTCACGTACAAGGTCGAGGCCACGCGTGTCGAGCAGCGCACCGACTTCGACAAGCTGATCGTCGACGTCGAGACCAAGCAGGCGATGCGTCCCCGTGACGCCATGGCCTCCGCCGGTAAGACGCTGGTCGAGCTGTTCGGTCTCGCCCGCGAGCTGAACATCGACGCCGAGGGCATCGACATGGGCCCGTCCCCCACGGACGCCGCTCTCGCCGCTGATCTCGCCCTGCCGATCGAGGAGCTCGAGCTCACCGTTCGGTCGTACAACTGCCTCAAGCGTGAGGGCATCCACTCCGTGGGTGAGCTCGTCGCCCGTTCCGAGGCCGACCTGCTGGACATCCGCAACTTCGGTGCGAAGTCCATCGACGAGGTCAAGGCGAAGCTGGCCGGCATGGGCCTCGCGCTCAAGGACAGCCCGCCCGGATTCGACCCGACCGCCGCCGCCGACGCCTTCGGCGCCGACGACGACGCGGACGCGGGCTTCGTGGAGACCGAGCAGTACTAG
- the coaA gene encoding type I pantothenate kinase yields MPRSAHRPRPEATPFVDLTRSEWSALREKTPLPLTAEEVEKLRGLGDVIDLDEVRDIYLPLSRLLNLYVGATDGLRGALNTFLGEQGSQSGTPFVIGVAGSVAVGKSTVARLLQALLSRWPEHPRVELVTTDGFLLPTRELEARGLMSRKGFPESYDRRALTRFVADIKAGKGEVTAPVYSHLIYDIVPDRRLTVRRPDILIVEGLNVLQPALPGKDGRTRVGLADYFDFSVYVDASTEDIERWYLNRFRKLRQTAFQKPDSYFRKYTQVSEDEAVDYARTLWRTINKPNLVENIAPTRGRATLIVRKGQDHKVQRLSLRKL; encoded by the coding sequence ATGCCCCGGAGCGCCCACCGGCCCAGGCCGGAGGCGACTCCCTTCGTCGACCTCACCCGATCCGAGTGGAGCGCGCTGCGCGAGAAGACTCCGCTGCCGCTGACCGCCGAGGAGGTCGAAAAGCTGCGCGGCCTCGGTGACGTCATCGACCTCGACGAGGTCCGTGACATCTACCTCCCGCTGTCCCGTCTGCTCAACCTCTACGTGGGCGCCACCGACGGCCTGCGCGGCGCCCTGAACACCTTCCTCGGCGAACAGGGCTCCCAGTCCGGCACCCCGTTCGTGATAGGCGTCGCGGGTTCGGTGGCGGTCGGCAAGTCGACGGTCGCCCGACTGCTCCAGGCCCTGCTGTCCCGCTGGCCGGAACACCCCCGCGTGGAGCTGGTCACCACGGACGGCTTCCTGCTCCCCACCAGGGAACTGGAAGCCCGCGGCCTGATGTCCCGCAAGGGCTTCCCCGAGTCCTACGACCGCCGCGCCCTGACCCGCTTCGTGGCCGACATCAAGGCCGGCAAGGGCGAGGTCACCGCACCCGTCTACTCCCACCTGATCTACGACATCGTCCCGGACCGCAGGCTCACCGTGCGCCGCCCCGACATCCTCATCGTCGAGGGCCTCAACGTCCTTCAGCCCGCGCTCCCCGGCAAGGACGGCCGCACCCGCGTCGGCCTCGCCGACTACTTCGACTTCAGCGTGTACGTCGACGCGAGCACCGAGGACATCGAGCGCTGGTACCTCAACCGCTTCCGGAAACTCCGTCAGACGGCCTTCCAGAAGCCGGACTCGTACTTCAGGAAGTACACCCAGGTCTCCGAGGACGAGGCCGTCGACTACGCCCGCACCCTCTGGCGCACCATCAACAAGCCCAACCTGGTGGAGAACATCGCGCCCACCCGGGGCCGCGCCACCCTGATCGTCCGCAAGGGCCAGGACCACAAAGTGCAGCGCCTGAGCCTGCGCAAACTCTGA
- the rpsI gene encoding 30S ribosomal protein S9, producing MAETTAEQPLEETELVDIESYTTESEVPVEGEYTSESLASRFGEPQPAAGLGRRKNAIARVRIVPGTGKWKINGRTLEDYFPNKVHQQEVNEPFKVLELEGRYDVIARISGGGVSGQAGALRLGVARALNEADVDNNRGALKKAGFLTRDDRAVERKKAGLKKARKAPQYSKR from the coding sequence GTGGCCGAGACCACTGCCGAGCAGCCGCTCGAAGAGACCGAGCTCGTCGACATCGAGAGCTACACCACCGAGTCCGAGGTCCCCGTCGAGGGTGAGTACACCTCGGAGTCCCTCGCCTCCCGCTTCGGCGAGCCCCAGCCGGCCGCCGGCCTGGGCCGTCGCAAGAACGCCATCGCCCGCGTCCGGATCGTTCCGGGCACCGGCAAGTGGAAGATCAACGGTCGCACCCTCGAGGACTACTTCCCGAACAAGGTGCACCAGCAGGAAGTCAACGAGCCCTTCAAGGTGCTCGAGCTCGAAGGCCGCTACGACGTCATCGCCCGTATCTCGGGTGGCGGTGTCTCCGGTCAGGCCGGTGCGCTCCGTCTCGGTGTCGCCCGCGCGCTGAACGAGGCCGACGTCGACAACAACCGTGGCGCCCTCAAGAAGGCCGGCTTCCTCACGCGTGACGACCGTGCGGTCGAGCGCAAGAAGGCCGGTCTCAAGAAGGCCCGCAAAGCCCCGCAGTACAGCAAGCGCTAA
- a CDS encoding M16 family metallopeptidase — translation MTTDLHEHEHDHHAGLAALAGLVSHTTTQHIPTLYAPASGKEITAGLFFRVGRADETLATAGLTHLVEHLALHRLGLSDLHYNGATANAYTLFHVTGSEEEVVKYLNSVCAGLRDLPMERLDTEREILRTEAAGRGGPQQQMPLWRYGAQGYGLSSYNELGTWSLTPDQVRHWAETRFTRDNAVLWITSDQVPDGLDLTLPQGTRLPAPAATSALPTTPAYISGDDGHVVLTSVLRRSTAAVVFADVLGRALFQDLRQEGGYSYSAEADYSPRDADFATLTAYADSLPQKQDAVVGGFVDTLARLRAGRIEQSELDSVRAKLLKMYDAPDLGAAALPSYALSLLLGHRILTPDQHRAELNAVTTDDLREVAREAWGNALLQVPGRGVDWAGLTLAPQHSQAALTGTRHQSLEDEEVTLVIGAEGVSLLTPRGPVTVRYDACAAMTTRPDGARTLTGHDGFSVTVEPTLFRGVTPERIAALDAAVPAQAAVRMPAREPDHIPQPRKRTPRPRSSGNGRSTWGWTAALWLVGLLAAAWGLLCGIITADEASATAPEWDAVTGVWVLELPLAFATWKVYAARRRRARS, via the coding sequence ATGACCACCGACCTGCACGAGCACGAACACGACCACCACGCCGGCCTCGCCGCGCTGGCCGGGCTCGTCTCGCACACCACCACGCAGCACATCCCCACCCTCTACGCCCCCGCCTCCGGCAAGGAGATCACCGCCGGACTCTTCTTCCGGGTGGGCCGCGCCGACGAGACCCTGGCCACCGCCGGCCTCACCCACCTCGTCGAACACCTCGCCCTGCACCGCCTCGGCCTGTCCGATCTGCACTACAACGGCGCGACGGCGAACGCGTACACCCTCTTCCACGTCACCGGCAGCGAGGAGGAGGTGGTCAAGTACCTCAACAGCGTGTGCGCGGGGCTGCGGGACCTGCCGATGGAGCGGCTGGACACCGAGAGGGAGATCCTGCGCACGGAGGCGGCCGGCCGCGGCGGCCCGCAGCAGCAGATGCCGCTGTGGCGGTACGGCGCACAGGGCTACGGCCTGTCCAGCTACAACGAGCTCGGCACCTGGAGCCTGACCCCGGACCAGGTGCGGCACTGGGCCGAGACCCGCTTCACCAGGGACAACGCGGTGCTGTGGATCACCAGCGACCAGGTGCCCGACGGCCTGGACCTCACTCTCCCCCAGGGCACCCGCCTCCCCGCTCCGGCCGCGACCAGCGCACTGCCCACGACGCCCGCGTACATCAGCGGCGACGACGGCCATGTCGTCCTCACCTCGGTGCTGCGCCGCTCCACCGCGGCCGTCGTCTTCGCGGACGTCCTCGGCCGGGCCCTGTTCCAGGACCTGCGCCAGGAGGGCGGCTACTCGTACTCCGCGGAAGCCGACTACTCCCCGCGCGACGCCGACTTCGCCACCCTCACCGCGTACGCGGACTCCCTCCCGCAGAAGCAGGACGCGGTCGTCGGCGGCTTCGTCGACACCCTCGCCCGGCTGCGCGCGGGCCGCATCGAACAGTCCGAGCTGGACTCCGTGCGCGCCAAGCTCCTCAAGATGTACGACGCCCCCGACCTCGGCGCCGCCGCCCTCCCCTCGTACGCGCTGAGCCTGCTGCTCGGACACCGGATCCTCACCCCCGACCAGCACCGGGCGGAGCTGAACGCGGTGACGACCGACGACCTGCGCGAGGTCGCCCGGGAGGCGTGGGGCAACGCGCTCCTGCAGGTACCGGGCCGGGGCGTCGACTGGGCGGGCCTCACTCTCGCCCCGCAGCACTCGCAGGCCGCCCTGACCGGTACCCGCCACCAGTCCCTGGAGGACGAGGAGGTCACCCTGGTCATCGGCGCCGAGGGGGTGAGCCTGCTGACGCCGAGGGGCCCGGTCACCGTCCGCTACGACGCCTGCGCGGCGATGACCACCCGCCCCGACGGCGCCCGCACGCTGACCGGCCACGACGGCTTCTCGGTCACCGTGGAGCCCACCCTGTTCCGAGGGGTGACGCCGGAACGCATCGCCGCGCTGGACGCGGCCGTGCCCGCACAGGCGGCGGTCCGGATGCCGGCCCGCGAGCCCGACCACATCCCGCAGCCGCGCAAGCGGACCCCCCGTCCGCGTTCCTCCGGCAACGGCCGCTCCACCTGGGGCTGGACCGCCGCGCTCTGGCTCGTCGGCCTGCTCGCGGCGGCATGGGGCCTGCTGTGCGGGATCATCACGGCCGACGAGGCCTCGGCCACCGCCCCGGAGTGGGACGCGGTGACGGGCGTCTGGGTCCTGGAACTGCCCCTCGCGTTCGCGACCTGGAAGGTGTACGCGGCGAGAAGGCGACGCGCACGGAGCTGA
- the glmM gene encoding phosphoglucosamine mutase, with the protein MGRLFGTDGVRGVANADLTAEMALGLSVAAAHVLAEAGTFAGHRPVAVVGRDPRASGEFLEAAVVAGLASAGVDVLKVGVLPTPAVAYLTGVLGADLGVMLSASHNAMPDNGVKFFARGGHKLADELEGRIESVYEEHRTGAPWSRPTGSGVGRVRSYSEGFDRYVAHLIAVLPNRLDGLKIVLDEAHGAAARVSPEAFTRAGAEIVTIGAEPDGLNINDGCGSTHLDKLKAAVLEHGADLGIAHDGDADRCLAVDHTGEEIDGDQILAVLALAMRERGALRSDTVVATVMSNLGFKLAMDREGIQLVRAAVGDRYVLEEMKEHGYALGGEQSGHVIILDHATTGDGTLTGLMLAARVAESGRSLRELASVMERLPQVLINVPDVDRSRVGNSAELATAVGEAERELGSTGRVLLRPSGTEPLVRVMVEAADIDQARSVAGRLADVVKSALG; encoded by the coding sequence GTGGGACGACTCTTCGGCACGGACGGCGTGCGCGGTGTCGCCAACGCGGATCTGACGGCGGAGATGGCGCTCGGCCTGTCCGTCGCGGCGGCGCATGTGCTGGCCGAGGCGGGCACGTTCGCGGGCCACCGGCCGGTGGCAGTCGTCGGACGGGACCCGCGCGCGTCCGGGGAGTTCCTGGAGGCGGCCGTGGTGGCCGGTCTGGCGAGCGCCGGCGTGGACGTGCTGAAGGTCGGCGTGCTGCCGACGCCCGCCGTCGCCTACCTCACCGGTGTGCTGGGCGCCGACCTCGGCGTGATGCTGTCCGCCAGCCACAACGCCATGCCCGACAACGGCGTCAAGTTCTTCGCCCGCGGCGGCCACAAGCTGGCCGACGAGCTCGAGGGCAGGATCGAGTCCGTCTACGAGGAGCACCGCACCGGCGCCCCCTGGAGCCGGCCGACCGGCAGCGGCGTCGGCCGCGTGCGGTCGTACAGCGAAGGGTTCGACCGCTACGTCGCGCACCTCATCGCCGTGCTTCCCAACCGGCTGGACGGGCTGAAGATCGTCCTCGACGAGGCGCACGGCGCCGCCGCCCGGGTGTCGCCGGAGGCGTTCACGCGGGCCGGCGCGGAGATCGTGACCATCGGCGCCGAGCCGGACGGGCTCAACATCAACGACGGGTGCGGGTCCACGCACCTGGACAAACTGAAGGCCGCGGTCCTCGAGCACGGGGCCGACCTCGGCATCGCGCACGACGGGGACGCCGACCGGTGCCTGGCCGTGGACCACACGGGTGAGGAGATCGACGGGGACCAGATTCTCGCCGTGCTCGCACTGGCCATGCGGGAGCGGGGCGCGCTGCGGTCCGACACCGTTGTCGCCACCGTCATGTCCAACCTCGGCTTCAAGCTGGCCATGGATCGGGAGGGTATCCAGCTCGTGCGGGCCGCCGTCGGCGACCGGTACGTGCTGGAGGAGATGAAGGAACACGGGTACGCGCTCGGGGGCGAGCAGTCCGGGCACGTGATCATCCTCGACCACGCGACGACCGGTGACGGCACGCTGACGGGGCTGATGCTGGCGGCTCGCGTCGCCGAGAGCGGTCGTTCGCTGCGGGAGCTGGCCTCGGTGATGGAGCGGTTGCCGCAGGTGCTGATCAATGTGCCGGACGTCGATCGGTCCCGGGTCGGGAACTCGGCCGAGCTGGCGACTGCCGTCGGTGAGGCGGAGCGGGAACTCGGCTCCACCGGGCGGGTGTTGCTTCGGCCTTCCGGGACCGAGCCGCTCGTACGCGTCATGGTAGAGGCCGCGGACATCGACCAGGCCCGGTCTGTCGCCGGGCGGCTGGCCGATGTCGTGAAGTCGGCGCTGGGTTAG
- a CDS encoding DUF389 domain-containing protein has product MLHLRLITPSDRTDDVIHVIEKTVGTTHLVVVPGAARNPAGDVVMCDVAREAGDELLSELQQLGLDKTGSIAVENIDLSLSRRADKAEAEAPGEGADAVLWEHLTDATHEESTLSVTYLAFITLATMIAACGVVLDNAVLIVGAMAVGPEFGPLAGVCTSIVQRAPRLALRSLIALLVGFAVAMAATVGFSLFMDAIDLFSKGQLEADRPQTGFVYAPDAFSFIVAVLAGAAGTLSLTSAKSGALVGVAISVTTVPAAANAAVALSFGDMAQTRGSTEQLLLNLMGIILAGTLTLLAQKWFWSKQRQRAAAG; this is encoded by the coding sequence ATGCTGCACCTGCGCCTGATCACGCCGTCGGACAGAACCGACGACGTGATCCATGTGATCGAGAAGACCGTCGGCACCACCCATCTCGTGGTGGTGCCGGGGGCGGCCCGCAATCCGGCGGGCGATGTGGTCATGTGCGACGTGGCGCGCGAGGCGGGCGACGAACTCCTCAGCGAACTACAGCAGTTGGGCCTGGACAAGACGGGCTCCATCGCCGTGGAGAACATCGACCTGTCGCTCTCCCGGCGCGCCGACAAGGCCGAGGCGGAGGCGCCGGGCGAGGGCGCCGACGCGGTTCTGTGGGAGCACCTCACGGACGCCACCCACGAGGAGTCGACGCTCTCGGTCACCTACCTCGCGTTCATCACCCTCGCCACGATGATCGCGGCCTGCGGTGTGGTGCTCGACAACGCCGTCCTGATCGTGGGCGCGATGGCCGTCGGCCCGGAGTTCGGCCCCCTGGCGGGTGTGTGCACCTCGATCGTGCAGCGGGCTCCCCGGCTGGCCCTGCGCTCACTGATCGCCCTGCTGGTCGGCTTCGCGGTGGCGATGGCGGCGACGGTGGGCTTCAGCCTCTTCATGGACGCGATCGACCTGTTCAGCAAGGGGCAACTGGAGGCCGACCGGCCCCAGACCGGCTTCGTCTACGCCCCCGACGCCTTCTCGTTCATCGTGGCCGTCCTGGCGGGCGCCGCCGGCACCCTCTCCCTGACCTCGGCGAAGTCCGGCGCCCTGGTGGGCGTGGCGATCTCGGTCACGACGGTCCCGGCCGCCGCCAACGCCGCCGTGGCCCTCAGCTTCGGAGACATGGCACAGACCCGGGGCTCCACAGAGCAACTGCTGCTGAACCTGATGGGCATCATCCTGGCCGGCACATTGACGCTGCTCGCTCAGAAGTGGTTCTGGTCGAAGCAACGGCAACGGGCAGCCGCCGGGTAG
- the rplM gene encoding 50S ribosomal protein L13 produces the protein MRTYSPKPGDVTRQWHVIDAQDIVLGRLATTAASLLRGKHKPIYAPHVDTGDFVIIINADKVHLSGNKRTQKMAYRHSGYPGGLRSVRYDDLLANNPEKAVEKAVKGMLPKNTLGRQMLSKLKVYKGDVHPHAAQQPVPFEITQVAQ, from the coding sequence GTGCGTACGTACAGCCCCAAGCCCGGCGATGTGACGCGCCAGTGGCACGTCATCGACGCTCAGGACATCGTCCTGGGCCGTCTCGCCACCACTGCCGCGTCCCTCCTCCGGGGCAAGCACAAGCCGATCTACGCGCCCCACGTCGACACCGGTGACTTCGTCATCATCATCAACGCCGACAAGGTGCACCTCTCCGGCAACAAGCGGACCCAGAAGATGGCGTACCGCCACTCCGGTTACCCGGGCGGTCTGCGCTCCGTGCGCTACGACGACCTCCTGGCGAACAACCCGGAGAAGGCCGTCGAGAAGGCCGTCAAGGGCATGCTCCCCAAGAACACGCTGGGCCGTCAGATGCTGTCGAAGCTGAAGGTCTACAAGGGCGACGTGCACCCGCACGCGGCTCAGCAGCCCGTGCCGTTCGAGATCACCCAGGTCGCGCAGTAA
- the truA gene encoding tRNA pseudouridine(38-40) synthase TruA, protein MSDEAEPGFVRVRMDLSYDGSGFSGWARQAGGRRTVQGDIEDALRTVTRSGDTTYELTVAGRTDAGVHARGQVAHVDLPEDLWAEHREKLLKRLAGRLAKDVRIWSLAEAPAGFNARFSAIWRRYAYRVTDNPGGVDPLLRSHVLWHDWPLDVDAMNEAARRLLGEHDFAAYCKRREGATTIRTLQELSLVRGEDGVVTATVRADAFCHNMVRSLIGALLFVGDGHRSAEWPGKVLAAGVRDSAVHVVRPHGLTLEEVGYPADELLAARNKEARNRRTLPGAGCC, encoded by the coding sequence GTGAGTGACGAAGCAGAGCCCGGGTTCGTACGGGTGCGGATGGACCTCTCGTACGACGGGAGCGGGTTCTCCGGATGGGCCAGACAGGCCGGCGGGCGGCGGACCGTGCAGGGGGACATCGAGGACGCCCTGCGGACCGTGACCCGGTCGGGGGACACCACGTACGAGCTGACCGTGGCGGGGCGTACGGACGCCGGTGTGCACGCGCGCGGGCAGGTGGCGCACGTCGATCTGCCGGAGGACCTCTGGGCCGAGCACCGGGAGAAGCTCCTCAAGCGGCTCGCCGGGCGGCTCGCCAAGGATGTGCGGATCTGGTCCCTCGCCGAGGCGCCCGCCGGGTTCAACGCGCGGTTCTCGGCGATCTGGCGGCGGTACGCGTACCGGGTCACCGACAACCCGGGGGGTGTCGACCCCCTGCTGCGCAGCCACGTCCTCTGGCACGACTGGCCCCTGGACGTCGACGCCATGAACGAGGCCGCCCGGCGGCTGCTCGGTGAGCACGACTTCGCCGCCTACTGCAAGCGGCGGGAGGGGGCGACGACCATTCGCACGCTCCAGGAGCTGAGCCTGGTGCGCGGCGAGGACGGGGTCGTCACCGCGACCGTCCGGGCCGACGCCTTCTGCCACAACATGGTGCGCTCGCTGATCGGGGCGCTGCTCTTCGTCGGCGACGGGCACCGGAGCGCGGAGTGGCCCGGGAAGGTGCTGGCGGCGGGGGTGCGCGATTCCGCCGTGCATGTCGTACGGCCGCACGGGCTGACGCTGGAGGAGGTCGGCTACCCGGCCGACGAGCTGCTCGCCGCGCGCAACAAGGAGGCGCGCAACAGGCGGACGCTGCCCGGAGCCGGGTGCTGCTGA